One Camelus bactrianus isolate YW-2024 breed Bactrian camel chromosome 14, ASM4877302v1, whole genome shotgun sequence genomic region harbors:
- the AMER2 gene encoding APC membrane recruitment protein 2: METGGRGAAVSGGRAAAGGCRRKARAAAGTLAADMDLHCDCAAETPAAEPPSGKINKAAFKLFKKRKPGGTMPSIFGVKNKGDGKGAGPAGLVRSRTHDGLAEALVLEGGRREEPRAGGGGGGDGARPGPAAPRAAPGGAGPAAGGSVAKSHSFFSLLRKNGRPESGKAEQADAGQAGGRQKRGLRGLFGGVRWRRKDRRPKDAAPAGREGAPGGLARPGSLTASLECVKEEAPAAARQPHGPGADARPEPAGCGDIIADPEDEAGPSCAKHAPGPGQPAPSKKTPGVVAYQGGGEEMASPAEADDSYLQEFWDMLSQTEDQGSGPQEGAATATAAPEAPVAPETPRDARCAEGAQDASSVKRRRLNRIPAELPAKEEPQHPEKEPPEGAHNGDEGHWDSSTPGPKEDSSGGARKAGLPRDSDSGDALYDLHVEPEESPSALPSASEEASSLSRLKPVSPGTITCPLRTPGSLLKDSKIPVSIKHLATLPSSHPAVHQQPARSEMPRTKIPVSKVLVRRVSSRGLAGTTLRAAASCHDGAKKL; this comes from the exons ATGGAGACGGGCGGGCGCGGCGCGGCTGTCAGCGGCGGGCGCGCGGCCGCGGGGGGCTGCCGGAGGAAGGCGCGGGCCGCGGCCGGGACCCTCGCGGCAGACATGGACTTGCATTGTGATTGCGCCGCCGAAACGCCGGCCGCTGAGCCGCCGTCGGGGAAGATTAATAAAGCGGCTTTCAAACTGTTCAAGAAGAGGAAGCCGGGTGGCACCATGCCCAGCATCTTCGGGGTCAAAAACAAAGGGGACGGGAAGGGCGCGGGGCCGGCGGGGCTGGTGAGGAGCCGGACGCACGACGGGCTGGCCGAGGCGCTGGTGCTGGAGGGCGGCCGCCGCGAGGAGCCgcgcgcgggcggcggcggcggcggggacggGGCGCGGCCGGGCCCCGCGGCCCCCCGGGCGGCCCCGGGCGGCGCGGGCCCCGCGGCCGGCGGCTCGGTGGCCAAGTCGCACAGCTTCTTCTCGCTCCTGCGGAAGAACGGGAGACCCGAGAGCGGCAAGGCGGAGCAGGCCGACGCGGGCCAGGCCGGCGGCAGACAAAAGCGGGGGCTGCGGGGGCTCTTCGGCGGCGTGCGCTGGCGCAGGAAGGACCGGCGGCCCAAGGACGCGGCGCCCGCGGGGCGCGAGGGGGCCCCGGGCGGCCTGGCGCGGCCGGGCTCGCTCACCGCCAGCCTGGAGTGCGTCAAGGAGGAGGCGCCCGCGGCCGCGCGCCAGCCGCACGGCCCCGGCGCGGACGCCCGGCCGGAGCCAGCAG GCTGCGGAGATATTATCGCAGACCCCGAGGACGAGGCAGGTCCCAGCTGTGCCAAGCATGCCCCCGGGCCAGGTCAGCCAGCCCCCTCCAAAAAGACCCCGGGCGTGGTGGCCTACCAAGGAGGCGGGGAGGAGATGGCGAGCCCGGCCGAGGCGGACGACTCCTACCTGCAGGAATTCTGGGACATGCTCTCCCAGACCGAGGACCAGGGATCAGGGCCCCAGGAGGGGGCGGCCACTGCTACCGCAGCGCCGGAAGCCCCGGTGGCACCCGAGACCCCCAGAGACGCCAGGTGTGCGGAGGGTGCCCAGGACGCGTCCTCGGTCAAGCGCCGGAGGCTCAACCGCATCCCCGCGGAGCTCCCCGCCAAGGAGGAGCCCCAGCACCCGGAGAAGGAGCCGCCGGAAGGCGCCCACAACGGTGACGAGGGCCACTGGGACTCCAGCACCCCTGGGCCCAAGGAGGACAGCTCGGGCGGCGCGAGGAAGGCGGGCCTCCCCCGGGACAGCGACAGCGGCGACGCGCTCTACGATCTCCACGTGGAGCCCGAGGAAAGCCCCTCAGCCCTTCCCTCCGCCAGCGAGGAGGCGTCCAGCTTGTCCCGACTGAAGCCTGTGTCCCCGGGCACCATCACCTGCCCGCTGCGGACGCCGGGCAGCTTGCTGAAGGACTCCAAGATCCCCGTCAGCATCAAGCACCTCGCGACCCTGCCATCCAGCCATCCGGCCGTGCACCAGCAGCCAGCCAGGAGCGAGATGCCCAGAACAAAAATCCCGGTGTCCAAAGTGCTGGTCCGCAGGGTCAGCAGCCGGGGCTTGGCCGGGACCACCCTCCGGGCCGCGGCGTCGTGCCACGATGGTGCCAAAAAGTTGTGA